A single genomic interval of Zingiber officinale cultivar Zhangliang chromosome 4A, Zo_v1.1, whole genome shotgun sequence harbors:
- the LOC121972248 gene encoding protein DETOXIFICATION 33-like — MEEALLGNNGGRAGNAEEDMEEIRSVKQFGRAWAAENKRLWYLAGPSIFTSVCRYSLGATTQIFAGHLTTLELDAVSTENMVIAGLAFGIMMGMGSALETLCGQAYGAKQHHMLGVYMQRSWLILLAMSACLLPIYLFATPLLRFLKLDDDIAVVTGRFAIYMIPQLFAYALNFPISKFLQAQSKVMLMAAVAAVALVFHVSFTWLLVVHFRLGLAGAAVSLNLAWWIVVGCQFAYIAMGYCPGAWNGFSWSAFTGLGSFAWLSIGSAIMICLEFWYYTCLIVLVGHLKNPQIAVAAVSICNNINGWEFMVFFGFNVAISVRISNELGAGRPRAAKFSILCVVMWSLTLGIIFFSLVVAFRDVYGAPFTNSPEVVRAVSNLAVIFACTVLFNSVQPVLTGVAVGAGWQWLVAYINMGCYYLVGIPMGCLLAFYFDLGVKGMWSGMLTGVCMQTVILISITAGTNWTIEAREAGSRIRKWAGGDNETRDNYSAVTEGSERLS; from the exons ATGGAGGAAGCTCTGCTCGGAAACAATGGAGGCCGAGCCGGCAATGCGGAGGAGGACATGGAGGAGATTAGGAGCGTGAAGCAGTTCGGTCGGGCGTGGGCGGCGGAGAACAAGCGGCTGTGGTACTTGGCCGGCCCCTCCATCTTCACCTCCGTCTGCCGCTACTCCCTCGGCGCCACCACCCAAATCTTTGCCGGCCACCTAACCACCCTCGAGCTCGACGCCGTGTCCACGGAGAACATGGTCATCGCCGGCCTCGCCTTCGGCATCATG ATGGGGATGGGAAGCGCCCTGGAGACGCTCTGCGGGCAAGCCTACGGCGCGAAGCAGCACCACATGCTCGGCGTGTACATGCAGCGATCCTGGCTCATCCTCCTCGCCATGTCCGCTTGCCTCCTCCCGATCTATCTCTTCGCCACCCCTCTCCTCCGTTTCCTCAAGCTGGACGACGACATCGCCGTTGTCACCGGCCGCTTCGCCATCTACATGATCCCCCAGCTGTTCGCCTACGCCCTCAACTTCCCCATCTCCAAGTTCCTGCAGGCGCAGAGCAAGGTCATGCTGATGGCCGCCGTCGCCGCCGTCGCCCTCGTCTTCCATGTCTCCTTCACCTGGCTCCTCGTCGTCCACTTCCGCCTGGGCCTCGCCGGCGCCGCCGTGTCGCTCAACCTCGCCTGGTGGATCGTGGTGGGCTGCCAGTTCGCGTACATCGCCATGGGCTACTGCCCTGGCGCCTGGAACGGCTTCAGTTGGTCGGCCTTCACCGGGCTGGGATCCTTCGCGTGGCTCTCCATCGGATCCGCCATAATGATCTG CCTCGAGTTCTGGTACTACACGTGTCTCATCGTCCTGGTTGGCCATTTGAAGAATCCTCAAATTGCAGTCGCCGCAGTATCCATCTG CAACAACATCAATGGCTGGGAGTTCATGGTGTTTTTCGGCTTCAACGTAGCAATCAG CGTGAGGATATCGAATGAGCTGGGAGCAGGGCGGCCGCGAGCGGCCAAGTTCTCGATCCTCTGCGTCGTCATGTGGTCCTTGACGCTGGGCATCATCTTCTTCAGCCTGGTGGTGGCTTTCAGGGACGTCTACGGAGCTCCCTTCACCAACAGCCCCGAGGTGGTTCGCGCCGTCTCCAACCTCGCCGTCATCTTCGCCTGCACTGTCCTGTTCAACAGCGTTCAGCCGGTGCTAACTG GGGTAGCAGTTGGAGCAGGGTGGCAGTGGCTGGTGGCGTACATTAATATGGGCTGTTACTATTTGGTCGGGATCCCAATGGGATGCTTGCTGGCATTCTATTTTGATTTAGGGGTTAAG GGAATGTGGAGTGGCATGCTGACTGGAGTATGCATGCAGACTGTCATTTTAATCAGCATCACGGCGGGAACCAATTGGACGATTGAG GCAAGGGAAGCAGGTTCTCGAATAAGGAAGTGGGCAGGCGGGGATAATGAAACGAGGGATAATTATTCTGCAGTAACTGAGGGATCTGAAAGGCTTTCATAA